A genomic segment from Flavobacterium inviolabile encodes:
- the radC gene encoding RadC family protein translates to MKVISYIPIKGWATDDKPREKLIHKGESVLSDTELLTILIRSGSREVSALEVAKKILSSLDNNLNNLGKLSVKKLMSFKGIGEAKAVTIVAALELGRRRREEEFVRCDKITSSKAVFEIMKPLIGELQHEEFWVIFLNNSNKVISKSQISKGGMEGTIVDARLIFKTALENNATGIILCHNHPSGVLKASEPDKKITLKLKEAGKSLDIKVLDHVIIAERNYYSFLDDGLL, encoded by the coding sequence ATGAAAGTTATAAGCTACATCCCGATCAAAGGCTGGGCAACCGATGATAAACCCAGAGAAAAACTGATCCACAAAGGAGAATCGGTTTTGAGTGATACCGAACTGCTGACCATTTTAATACGTTCCGGAAGCAGGGAAGTGAGTGCTTTGGAAGTTGCCAAAAAAATCTTGTCAAGCCTGGACAACAATCTGAATAATTTAGGGAAACTTTCGGTGAAAAAGCTGATGTCTTTTAAAGGAATCGGCGAAGCCAAAGCGGTAACCATTGTCGCCGCTCTGGAACTCGGCCGCCGCAGGAGAGAAGAGGAATTTGTGCGCTGTGATAAAATTACTTCCAGTAAAGCTGTTTTTGAAATCATGAAGCCGTTAATCGGAGAATTGCAGCATGAAGAATTCTGGGTTATTTTTCTGAACAATTCCAATAAAGTAATCAGCAAATCCCAGATCAGCAAAGGCGGCATGGAAGGAACCATTGTTGATGCCCGCCTGATTTTTAAAACAGCTTTGGAAAACAATGCCACCGGAATTATTTTATGCCATAACCATCCTTCCGGCGTTTTAAAAGCCAGTGAGCCGGATAAAAAAATCACCTTAAAACTAAAAGAAGCCGGAAAGAGCCTGGATATTAAAGTGCTGGATCACGTGATCATTGCCGAACGGAATTATTATAGTTTTTTAGATGACGGGCTGTTATAG
- a CDS encoding ABC transporter ATP-binding protein: MINTKDITFSYGKETAFAFPDIQCRDGEAILITGGSGKGKTTLLHLLGGLLRPQSGAIQVNNTDIGALSEKKLDHFRGENIGLVLQQSHFIESFSVLENVALASWLATGKQRIEKAKSLLKHLDLEKQMHKLPSQLSIGQQQRVSIARALINEPKVLLADEPTSSLDDENAFKVADLLDNLSKEFQSALVIVTHDSRLKQRFTNQISLS; the protein is encoded by the coding sequence ATGATTAATACAAAAGATATCACTTTTTCGTACGGGAAAGAAACTGCGTTTGCTTTTCCCGATATTCAATGCCGGGATGGGGAAGCTATCCTGATTACAGGCGGCTCCGGAAAAGGAAAAACAACATTGCTGCATTTACTGGGAGGATTGTTACGGCCGCAAAGCGGAGCGATTCAGGTGAACAATACCGATATTGGTGCGCTTTCTGAAAAAAAGCTGGACCATTTCAGAGGGGAAAATATCGGACTGGTTTTACAGCAATCCCATTTTATTGAATCTTTTTCGGTTCTGGAAAATGTAGCCCTGGCTTCCTGGCTGGCAACCGGAAAACAGCGTATCGAAAAAGCAAAATCATTATTGAAACACCTGGATCTTGAAAAACAAATGCATAAACTGCCGTCACAGTTAAGTATCGGGCAGCAGCAGCGTGTTTCTATTGCAAGAGCACTTATCAATGAGCCCAAAGTTTTATTAGCCGATGAGCCGACTTCGAGCCTGGATGATGAAAATGCCTTTAAGGTAGCCGATCTTTTGGATAACTTATCAAAAGAATTCCAATCGGCATTAGTGATCGTAACCCACGATTCCCGATTAAAACAACGTTTCACCAATCAAATTTCCTTATCATGA
- a CDS encoding ABC transporter permease yields MITKLAWRNTWFKPLNTTLSIILLTASVAIITVLILLQKQFEDQFSSNADGVDLVLGAQGSPLQLILSSVYQVDAPTGNIDYPEAKKWMENPFVKTAIPLAFGDNYHGFKIVGTTPDYLAKYDAKIVSGKIFENNFEVVIGSEIAKKLNLKAGDTFFGSHGDAEEGEVHEEHAYKIVGVASKTGKVIDNLILSNIQSVWAMHDSHEHAEEAEHDHGHEEGHVHEEGEAHHHDHDHDHDHEMPQISEEGKEITAVLLKFRNKMGIVTWPRMIPQNTKMQAASPAIEINRLFTLFGIGLQALQYLAYGIMLISGISIFIALYNTLKERKYEFALLRVNGATRFQLLYLVVIESLILCVLGFLFGTIVGRIALTFISGSSEEEFKMSFNPFEFVWEKEGFLFLVTIFVGILAAVIPAVKAYRLNISKTLANA; encoded by the coding sequence ATGATTACGAAATTAGCCTGGCGAAATACATGGTTTAAGCCGCTAAACACCACTTTAAGTATTATTTTGCTCACGGCGAGTGTGGCGATTATTACCGTTTTGATCTTATTGCAAAAACAGTTTGAAGACCAGTTTTCCAGTAATGCAGACGGGGTCGATTTAGTACTGGGAGCACAGGGAAGCCCGTTGCAGTTAATACTGTCTTCGGTGTATCAGGTGGATGCGCCAACCGGAAACATCGACTATCCTGAAGCTAAAAAATGGATGGAAAACCCGTTTGTAAAAACCGCTATTCCATTAGCCTTTGGCGACAATTACCACGGATTTAAAATTGTAGGAACCACACCGGATTACCTGGCAAAATATGACGCAAAGATTGTTTCCGGAAAAATATTCGAAAACAATTTTGAAGTCGTTATCGGAAGTGAAATTGCTAAAAAGCTAAACCTGAAAGCTGGCGATACATTTTTCGGTTCTCATGGTGATGCCGAAGAAGGCGAAGTGCATGAGGAACACGCCTATAAAATTGTAGGTGTGGCATCAAAAACAGGGAAAGTGATCGATAACCTTATTCTGTCCAATATACAGAGTGTCTGGGCAATGCATGACAGCCACGAGCATGCTGAAGAAGCAGAGCATGATCACGGGCACGAAGAAGGACATGTACATGAAGAAGGAGAAGCACATCATCACGATCACGATCATGATCATGACCACGAAATGCCGCAAATCAGCGAAGAAGGGAAAGAGATTACCGCAGTATTGTTAAAGTTCCGGAACAAAATGGGAATTGTAACCTGGCCGAGAATGATTCCGCAAAACACAAAAATGCAGGCGGCCTCGCCGGCTATTGAAATAAACCGTTTGTTCACCTTGTTTGGTATTGGATTGCAGGCATTGCAATACCTGGCTTACGGGATCATGCTGATTTCCGGGATCAGTATTTTTATAGCGCTGTACAACACGCTGAAAGAAAGAAAATACGAATTTGCCTTATTGCGGGTCAATGGTGCAACGCGTTTTCAGCTGCTTTACCTTGTGGTTATTGAGAGTTTGATTTTATGTGTGCTCGGATTCCTTTTTGGAACAATTGTTGGAAGAATAGCCCTGACCTTTATCTCGGGATCATCGGAAGAAGAGTTTAAAATGTCCTTTAACCCTTTTGAGTTTGTTTGGGAAAAGGAAGGATTTTTATTTTTAGTAACTATATTTGTCGGGATTTTAGCGGCTGTTATTCCGGCGGTTAAAGCCTACCGACTTAATATTTCAAAAACATTAGCAAATGCGTAA
- a CDS encoding YjjG family noncanonical pyrimidine nucleotidase — MRFTDKTDIFFDLDHTLWDFEKNSALAFQAIFEKHEIKIPLDDFLKHYVPVNTKYWKLYREEKISQKDLRYNRFKEVFDLLAFQIDDENINFLAQEYILYLPQFNYLFDGAIEILDYLKAKYNLHIITNGFHEVQQGKLRNANIEHYFVTITNSENAGVKKPNPKIFEYALDLARTEKHKSIMIGDSFEADIEGALSVGLDAIFFSDGNMEIQNTVPQVGHLLELKNML; from the coding sequence ATGAGATTTACAGATAAAACGGATATTTTTTTTGATCTTGACCATACACTTTGGGATTTTGAGAAAAATTCAGCATTGGCTTTTCAGGCTATTTTTGAAAAACATGAAATTAAAATTCCGCTGGATGACTTTCTGAAACATTATGTTCCGGTTAATACAAAATACTGGAAATTATACCGTGAAGAAAAGATCAGCCAGAAGGATCTGCGTTACAACAGGTTTAAAGAGGTATTCGATTTGTTGGCTTTTCAGATTGATGATGAGAACATCAATTTCCTGGCACAGGAATACATCCTGTACCTGCCGCAGTTCAATTACCTTTTTGATGGAGCGATCGAGATTTTAGACTATCTGAAAGCGAAATATAATCTGCATATTATTACAAACGGTTTTCATGAGGTGCAGCAGGGAAAATTGCGGAATGCCAATATTGAACATTATTTTGTAACGATTACCAACTCGGAAAATGCAGGTGTTAAAAAACCGAATCCGAAAATATTTGAATATGCTTTGGATCTTGCCCGTACGGAAAAACATAAAAGCATTATGATTGGCGACAGCTTTGAAGCCGATATTGAAGGGGCACTCAGCGTAGGACTGGATGCTATCTTTTTTAGTGACGGTAATATGGAGATTCAGAATACCGTACCGCAGGTAGGGCATTTACTGGAGCTTAAAAACATGCTCTAA
- a CDS encoding replication-associated recombination protein A — MEAPLAERIRPQHLSEYISQSHLVGPQGSLTLQISRGIIPSLILWGPPGTGKTTLAQIMAQESKRPFYVLSAINSGVKDVREVIDKAKQSGGLFTAKNPILFIDEIHRFSKSQQDSLLAAVEKGWVTLIGATTENPSFEVIPALLSRCQVYILNAFSKEDLEALLHRAIAQDTILKAKNISLKETEALLRLSGGDGRKLLNIFELVINASEGDTIEITNDKVMQLVQKNTVLYDKTGEQHYDIVSAFIKSIRGSDPNGAVYWLARMIEGGEDVKFIARRLLILASEDIGNANPTALIMANNTFQAVTTIGYPESRILLSQCAIYLATSPKSNASYMAIGKAQQFVKQTGDLPVPIHLRNAPTRLMKELGYGEEYKYAHDYANNFVDQEFLPEDLQNTIFYEPGNNSRENSTREFLKNRWKDKYNY; from the coding sequence ATGGAAGCACCTTTAGCAGAACGTATACGTCCACAGCATTTATCCGAATATATCAGTCAGTCGCATTTAGTAGGACCACAAGGTTCCTTAACCCTTCAGATTTCCCGCGGGATCATTCCATCCCTTATTTTATGGGGACCGCCGGGTACCGGAAAAACAACTCTGGCACAAATCATGGCACAGGAAAGCAAACGTCCTTTCTATGTTTTGAGCGCTATTAATTCGGGAGTAAAAGACGTGCGTGAAGTGATCGACAAGGCAAAACAAAGCGGCGGTTTGTTTACGGCTAAAAACCCTATTTTATTTATTGATGAGATCCACCGTTTCAGCAAATCGCAGCAGGATTCCTTACTGGCAGCTGTCGAAAAAGGTTGGGTAACGCTCATTGGGGCAACTACCGAAAATCCGAGTTTTGAAGTTATTCCCGCTTTATTGTCAAGATGTCAGGTTTATATCTTAAATGCATTTTCCAAAGAAGATCTGGAAGCATTATTACACCGCGCGATAGCACAGGACACTATCTTAAAAGCCAAAAACATCTCGCTGAAAGAAACCGAAGCCCTGCTAAGACTTTCCGGTGGTGACGGAAGAAAACTTTTAAATATTTTCGAATTGGTGATCAATGCATCCGAAGGCGATACGATTGAGATTACAAACGACAAGGTAATGCAGCTGGTTCAGAAAAATACCGTTTTGTATGACAAAACCGGCGAACAGCATTATGATATTGTTTCTGCTTTTATAAAATCCATCCGCGGCAGCGACCCTAATGGTGCCGTATATTGGTTAGCCCGTATGATTGAAGGTGGTGAAGACGTGAAGTTCATTGCCCGCCGTTTGCTTATTTTAGCTTCGGAAGATATTGGAAATGCTAATCCTACCGCATTGATCATGGCCAACAATACCTTTCAGGCGGTAACCACTATCGGTTATCCCGAAAGCCGGATACTGTTAAGCCAGTGTGCTATTTACCTGGCTACATCGCCTAAGAGTAATGCCAGCTATATGGCTATTGGAAAAGCGCAGCAATTCGTGAAACAAACCGGCGATTTACCGGTACCGATCCACTTGCGGAATGCGCCGACCAGGTTAATGAAGGAACTTGGTTATGGGGAAGAGTATAAATATGCTCATGATTATGCCAACAATTTTGTAGACCAGGAATTTCTGCCTGAAGACCTTCAAAATACCATATTCTATGAACCGGGAAATAACTCCCGTGAAAATTCGACCCGGGAGTTTTTAAAGAATCGCTGGAAAGACAAATACAACTATTAG
- a CDS encoding rhomboid family intramembrane serine protease: MKDIDFKFSPSVIAWPLYFVLSLWLVFWVEVKFKISLSEYGIYPRTLSGLKGVLFSPFLHGDLKHLYNNSIPLLMLIASLRYFYRKQALEVMVYGILLSGFGTWLIGRESYHIGASGLIYVLVSFMFFKGIQTKYYRLVALSLTIIVLYGGMIWYVFPSAEQNISWEGHLAGFITGYLLSFFMKTPEYQKSIRYDWERPDFDPSTDPFMKHFDENGNFVNLPKEEETAIEPADESPGHYATPSMPVYYRIIYRSNEESTGENKE; this comes from the coding sequence ATGAAAGATATTGACTTTAAATTTTCACCTTCTGTAATTGCTTGGCCGTTATATTTCGTCCTGAGTTTATGGCTGGTTTTCTGGGTTGAGGTGAAATTCAAAATAAGCCTTTCGGAATATGGTATTTATCCCAGAACCTTATCCGGTTTGAAAGGCGTGCTCTTTAGCCCTTTCCTGCATGGCGATCTCAAACATTTATACAATAACTCCATTCCGCTGTTAATGCTGATCGCTTCCCTGCGTTATTTTTACAGAAAGCAGGCATTGGAAGTGATGGTTTACGGTATCCTGCTTTCCGGATTCGGAACCTGGCTGATCGGGCGGGAGAGTTACCATATTGGTGCCAGCGGACTGATTTATGTTCTGGTAAGTTTTATGTTCTTTAAAGGAATACAAACAAAGTATTACCGCCTGGTGGCGTTATCGCTTACCATCATTGTACTGTATGGCGGAATGATCTGGTATGTTTTCCCAAGTGCCGAACAGAATATTTCCTGGGAAGGGCATTTAGCCGGTTTTATTACAGGTTACCTGCTGTCCTTTTTTATGAAAACACCGGAATATCAAAAGTCTATTCGGTACGATTGGGAACGCCCAGATTTCGATCCTTCAACCGATCCGTTTATGAAGCACTTTGATGAAAACGGCAATTTTGTAAACCTGCCGAAAGAGGAGGAAACAGCGATAGAACCTGCCGATGAAAGTCCGGGGCATTATGCCACTCCGAGTATGCCGGTGTATTACCGGATCATTTACCGAAGCAATGAGGAAAGTACAGGAGAAAATAAGGAATAA
- the rlmB gene encoding 23S rRNA (guanosine(2251)-2'-O)-methyltransferase RlmB produces MEKEHQIFGIRAIIEAVHAGKEIDKVFIQKDAQGDLMQELMKTLKKNNINFSYVPVEKLNRLTHNNHQGAVASIAPISFYTLENLVESVIESGKKPLFLILDQLSDARNFGAIIRTAECTGVDGIIVQKQGSAPVNGDTVKTSAGAVFNVPICKVDHIKDAIFYLQGSGIKTIAATEKTEHNIYDISLNEPLAIIMGSEDRGVNPSVLKIVDEKAKLPMFGTISSLNVSVACGAFLYETVRQRSL; encoded by the coding sequence ATGGAAAAAGAACATCAGATATTCGGAATCAGGGCAATCATTGAAGCCGTACATGCAGGAAAAGAGATTGACAAGGTTTTTATTCAAAAAGATGCGCAAGGTGATTTGATGCAGGAATTGATGAAAACACTTAAGAAAAACAACATTAATTTTTCTTATGTCCCGGTAGAAAAACTAAACCGCTTAACCCACAATAACCACCAGGGAGCGGTGGCGAGTATTGCTCCTATTTCTTTTTACACTTTGGAAAACCTGGTTGAATCGGTAATTGAAAGTGGTAAAAAACCATTATTCCTAATTTTGGACCAGCTATCGGATGCCCGGAATTTCGGAGCGATTATCCGTACGGCAGAATGTACCGGTGTGGATGGTATTATTGTTCAGAAACAAGGTTCGGCTCCGGTAAACGGTGATACGGTTAAAACATCGGCTGGTGCCGTTTTTAACGTGCCTATCTGTAAGGTAGACCACATTAAAGATGCGATCTTCTATTTACAGGGTTCCGGTATTAAAACCATAGCGGCTACCGAAAAAACAGAGCACAACATTTATGACATTAGCCTGAATGAGCCGCTTGCCATTATCATGGGTAGTGAGGACCGTGGTGTGAATCCTTCGGTTTTAAAAATTGTAGACGAGAAAGCCAAACTGCCAATGTTCGGAACCATTTCCTCTTTAAATGTATCCGTTGCCTGCGGTGCCTTTTTATACGAAACCGTACGTCAGAGAAGTTTATAA
- a CDS encoding SusD/RagB family nutrient-binding outer membrane lipoprotein: MNKLILLLTLLIFTGCTDRFDEINTNPNNPTNVTTPGLFNSATRNIVDVNMRGSFGSARMTLPWVQYSAQRNYTEEDRFQFRETTNTSLFNSYYLQAKNFKSVLELNTDPATASGMSVYGNTNNQIAAARIMLAYIFHNLVDTYGDIPYYSFGSDDPDFQALDINNLTPKFASQQKIYTDLLKELKEAVAMIDLTDNVFYNNQDNFFGTAVKLKRFGNSLRLRIANRVKNVIPSANAHIQEAIASGVMLSANDNIGVRFEANSVNPAPTYRAFFVDNRTDYTVSKTFTDLLKGQIGPFSTDPRLQKILAPRGTSKINSLNNNYTETSDLSKYQGMPYGITSGQTNSQVSGVCHYSYSIFRPDYTEYLMEYAEVEFLLSEVNGWSQSHYEKGIRASMAKWNVTQPAIDAYIAALPAATQETVLTQKYIALFMQPYETWAEWRRTGFPNILIQPGGTGTLINPINGSYTYIFTPLKQLTEMPSRLTYPVNQKDLNPAKYLEASQNIGGDKLDTKLIWDTN, from the coding sequence ATGAATAAATTAATACTATTACTCACACTTCTCATCTTTACCGGTTGTACAGACCGATTTGACGAGATTAACACCAACCCGAACAATCCCACGAATGTTACTACTCCCGGTTTGTTTAACAGCGCTACCCGGAATATTGTTGATGTCAACATGAGAGGATCGTTTGGTTCTGCCCGGATGACCTTACCCTGGGTACAATATTCTGCGCAGCGGAATTATACCGAGGAAGACCGTTTTCAATTCAGGGAAACCACCAACACCTCTTTGTTTAACAGCTACTATTTACAGGCGAAAAATTTCAAATCGGTTCTTGAACTCAATACCGATCCCGCTACGGCTTCCGGAATGTCTGTTTATGGCAATACTAACAATCAGATAGCTGCCGCCCGGATCATGCTCGCGTATATCTTTCACAATCTCGTGGATACTTACGGCGACATTCCCTATTATTCTTTTGGGAGTGACGATCCCGATTTCCAGGCTTTGGACATTAATAACCTCACACCGAAATTTGCCTCACAGCAAAAAATCTATACCGATTTGCTAAAAGAACTAAAGGAGGCTGTAGCGATGATTGACCTTACCGACAATGTTTTTTACAACAACCAGGATAACTTTTTTGGCACCGCTGTAAAGCTGAAACGCTTTGGAAATTCCCTGCGCTTACGAATCGCCAACCGGGTAAAAAACGTTATCCCATCGGCAAATGCCCATATTCAGGAAGCCATTGCTTCCGGAGTAATGCTCTCTGCCAATGATAATATAGGTGTCCGGTTCGAAGCCAATTCTGTAAACCCGGCACCCACCTACCGTGCCTTTTTTGTAGACAACAGAACCGATTATACTGTTTCGAAAACCTTTACCGATCTTTTAAAGGGACAGATCGGCCCTTTTAGCACCGACCCGAGATTACAAAAAATACTGGCACCGAGAGGTACTTCAAAAATCAATTCGTTAAACAATAATTATACGGAAACCAGCGACCTGAGCAAATACCAGGGAATGCCATACGGAATCACTTCCGGCCAGACAAACAGCCAGGTCAGCGGTGTCTGTCATTACAGTTACAGCATTTTCAGACCGGATTATACCGAGTACCTAATGGAATATGCCGAAGTTGAATTCCTGCTATCCGAAGTGAACGGCTGGAGCCAGAGCCACTACGAAAAAGGCATTCGGGCCTCGATGGCAAAATGGAATGTTACGCAACCAGCCATCGATGCCTATATTGCAGCACTTCCGGCAGCAACCCAGGAAACGGTACTGACACAAAAATATATCGCCCTGTTTATGCAACCTTATGAAACCTGGGCAGAATGGCGAAGAACCGGTTTCCCGAACATCCTGATCCAGCCGGGCGGAACCGGTACGCTCATCAATCCTATCAACGGATCTTACACCTATATCTTCACACCTCTGAAACAATTAACAGAAATGCCTTCAAGGCTCACCTATCCGGTAAACCAGAAAGATCTCAACCCGGCTAAATACCTTGAAGCTTCCCAAAACATCGGAGGAGACAAATTAGACACGAAGTTAATCTGGGATACAAATTAA
- a CDS encoding SusC/RagA family TonB-linked outer membrane protein: MVGNVYGDLYNLTTRERVAVYSQAQSGYSQVVRNVSEMNYEGRLHLDKRWDKLSLNTFAGVNRRHSSYSSLSGTTSGGLIIPNLYSLSNSRNLSRSSNYDSQERVNSLYGMVSLGYADMLFLEATNRKDWFSTVKKAANYPSVTGSFIFSELLKDTSWLSYGKIRSGWARVSNGASPYVIANYYNIGTPFQDIPSYSNQSTANNPDLVPEIKTSKEIGLEMKLLNNRIGFDISLYEDITKDLITPLQITSSTGFTSKYINAGKLRNRGIEASVYLTPIKTNDFSWDITWNFSKNNNKLLSLYEDTQSLTLVNAPFSVSLLAVVGEKYGQIYGNDYAYDENGNKIINANGTYKVGERKALGSIIPDYNMGIRNAFQYKGINLGFLIDIQKGGSYFSTSHMWGSYSGLLEATAANGIRENGIVLEGVKADGSPNTTVLSGYNWARAHYNGVDAQNVFDAGYIKLREATLGYSLPKKFLGKKINSVTFAAFARNLFAWNLAWRGMDPENTSYGSGNIQGIEGGSLPSTRTYGMNIEIKI, encoded by the coding sequence GTGGTTGGAAATGTTTACGGCGACCTGTACAACCTTACCACCAGAGAACGGGTTGCCGTTTACTCACAGGCACAGTCAGGCTATTCACAAGTAGTGCGAAATGTCTCCGAAATGAATTATGAAGGACGCCTTCATCTTGACAAACGCTGGGACAAATTAAGCCTTAACACTTTTGCCGGGGTAAACCGGAGACATTCAAGCTATAGCTCTTTATCCGGAACTACTTCCGGAGGATTGATTATCCCGAACCTGTACAGTCTTTCCAATTCCAGAAACCTTTCCCGTTCTTCCAATTATGATTCACAGGAAAGGGTAAACAGCCTGTATGGCATGGTATCCTTAGGATATGCAGACATGCTGTTTCTTGAAGCGACCAACAGGAAAGACTGGTTTTCAACCGTTAAAAAAGCAGCCAACTACCCTTCTGTAACCGGAAGCTTTATTTTCTCCGAACTGCTAAAAGACACCTCCTGGCTATCCTATGGAAAGATCCGAAGCGGCTGGGCACGGGTGAGTAATGGTGCTTCGCCTTATGTAATTGCCAATTATTACAACATCGGCACGCCGTTTCAGGACATCCCATCCTATTCCAATCAGTCAACAGCAAACAATCCCGATTTAGTTCCGGAAATAAAAACCAGCAAAGAAATAGGATTGGAAATGAAATTGCTGAACAACCGGATCGGATTCGACATTTCGCTTTATGAAGATATTACCAAGGACCTGATTACCCCTTTACAGATTACTTCTTCCACCGGGTTTACATCAAAATATATAAATGCCGGTAAACTGCGCAACCGCGGTATTGAAGCATCAGTATACCTAACACCCATAAAAACAAACGACTTTAGCTGGGACATTACCTGGAACTTTTCAAAAAACAACAACAAACTGCTTTCCTTATATGAAGACACCCAATCCTTAACGCTGGTAAATGCACCTTTCAGTGTTTCATTATTAGCGGTGGTTGGTGAAAAATACGGACAGATATACGGCAACGATTATGCCTATGATGAGAATGGCAACAAAATAATCAACGCAAACGGAACCTATAAAGTTGGCGAACGAAAAGCATTAGGTTCCATAATTCCGGATTACAATATGGGAATCCGAAATGCTTTCCAATACAAAGGCATCAACCTCGGATTTTTAATTGATATTCAAAAAGGAGGAAGCTATTTTTCCACCTCACACATGTGGGGTTCCTATTCCGGGCTTTTAGAAGCCACGGCTGCGAACGGGATTCGCGAAAACGGAATTGTACTGGAAGGTGTCAAGGCAGACGGTTCTCCGAACACCACCGTACTTTCCGGGTATAACTGGGCAAGAGCACACTATAATGGTGTAGATGCCCAAAACGTTTTCGATGCCGGTTATATCAAATTAAGAGAAGCCACTCTGGGGTACAGCCTGCCTAAAAAATTCCTTGGAAAGAAAATAAACAGTGTCACTTTTGCAGCTTTTGCAAGAAACCTGTTTGCCTGGAACCTAGCCTGGAGAGGAATGGATCCTGAAAATACCAGTTACGGAAGCGGTAACATTCAGGGTATCGAAGGAGGTTCATTACCCTCAACCAGAACCTACGGTATGAACATAGAAATTAAGATCTAA